The genomic DNA CTTTGAATCACAATCAGAGTATCGCCAGTAGCTCTCAGCAAGTGGGGTCTGACACAGAGGTTAAAAATGACTGTGTGAATACAGAGGGAGAACTCATTAACATTCCTTCTCCCCTAGATCGCTTCTTTTTGGCTTTTTTCCCATTTGCTTAAACAGATAATCTGACGTTTGAggtagaaacaacaaaaaagcaaCAATGACTACACTGTGAGTATTTCACTGTAAaagcagaaaagaagaaaatcaggTGAAAACTTGTAGGCGGTCGGCTTCACCTTAATGCTTCATTCTGAGCTTGTTTCTTCTGTCCTGAGCTCAGATCCGGCTCCGCTCGGTAACCAGCGGCCACATTCGGCTTCGGAGGGCTCAGCTCAGGCTTCGCTTGAGAGAAGAGACATCGAGGCTCGGGTCTCCCCCTTTGAGGGGATCTGCTGAGATAATAGCAGAgggataaaagaaaaataaacacaggcacacaaagaTATGCACTATAAGAAGACTATGAGCAGGAGGAATAAGCGAAGAAGGATCATGGAGAGGTAAAGAGAAGgagctgtttttgtttgtttgtttatcagcaaCACTACTGACTGTTTTTCATGAAACTTAGTGTGACAAACGTttatggggaaaaaaagaaccCATTGAATTCTTTTTGCAGTtctggacaaagaggaggatcCAGAAAAATGTATTCGATCATTTtctttaagatgtttttttgaattttcacagattttccagtaaatatttcatggatattgatgaaattaaatatgTTGAATGCTGTTAGTCCGGTCATGAATACAACCTGTATAGAAACCTGTAACTACTATGGGTAGCTGAGATAACGAAATGTAGCCTGAGCTGTAAGACTTGTTAAattgaaggggactgttgggcctaaGCAGAGTCATGCAGTCACATTCTCGCTCAAGATACTTAATGAGCAGTTTTATATAAACGGATTCACACTGGATGCAAATGCAAACTGATACCTTAACATTTCAGTGTCAGATATTACACAACCTCAGTTATGTAACTACATTAATCATCTAGTGTGATGTGAAAATGGATGAGAGTAAAAGCATAAGCGAACAGTAAGAGTCGATGACTCTAGTGTGTCATCAGCTGAACAGAGAGATTAAAAGCTCACCGCCGTGGAGGAGAGTGAGGGGATGTGGGTATCCAGGGCACAGAGGGATCTCTTTCCGGGATCTCGTTCACTCTGAGCCGAGAGGCGACTGTAGGCTGATGGAAACGTGTAACATCTACCTGGTAACGCTGtgaaaatagatttaaaaacatatattaagATTTTTGAGACAGTCACATGGATTTCGACTCTTGCATGCATGTCTTTTCACTGTATAGAACCCACATTATACTGttgtaaatgttatatattcGGTCTTTAATTCAGGAGTAAAGTCAGCACCTTCAGTATTACGTCAGCCTTTCTTCTCTCGGGGTGCAGTCCTTTCCTACAGGTGGCGTGTGTCTGGGGTCGTCCCTGCAGCTGTCTCAGGCCGCTCTGCTGGGCCAGGCTCTCCAGGCCGGCCCTCAGCACCTCGGCCCTACTCATGGGCGGCCGGTGAAAGGAAACTTTGGGTTTCTGTGAGGCCATTCTCCTACCTGCTGTCACAGATGAAAAATGTAACTTATGAATTGTTTTGACCTTGATCGATTGAATCTTCGACAGAAGTATAGGAACAGCTACAGTAACAAACTCTTTTCTTATTCTTTTCTATTAAACACAAGGAACCTGGGCAGCTAAGGCAATACCCACTAACACAACACTGGCAATTAACACTCTTCTCTGCCACTTGAAGCCCTACTGTCTGCCAGATAAGTGGCACAGGGACTTTAGTAATACAACAAAGCGGTTTGTTTCCAGGGAGATCTGAGCTcattgtatgtgtttgtgtcatccCTTCCACAGGACGCCTCTCAGCCCAATCACAGCCAGCAGGGGTGAACTGCTCCTATGACTAAGCAGCGGGGGAGTGAAGGTTAGAGTTTTGCACATCGGTTCCTGTTTGTCTATATCATCTTCATGGCTCCTAATCAGTTTTCAGCCGCTGTGTAGCCATTTAAGCACAGTGGGGGgctcaaacacaacacaagtccTCAGGTGACTGGCAGATACACAGTCTGTTATCCATCACAAGGTATAAATactattcattttttttcagttttcagcaAACTGCATTTATGTTTGTAATATATATTGTGCAACTtactcaaaaaaaaaatgtcgttacaaataaaaaaacacctttCTACAGAGAAGCAAAGGCTTTTCATTAGGCTAACTTTTTTTACATGCAGGACTCACCATGGACACCTCTTTTGGGATTTCTGGGTTTGCGAGGTCCTTGAACATTTGAGGAGCTGGGACCCTTGAGGACACGAGTGGGCGACATGCTGCGATGAGGAGACTTCCTGTGTGGAGGGCATGTTTGGGCCTGAACCTTATCAATCATCTCTTGTTTTCTGAGGGCAGAATCCAAGGTctaagaagagagagagagagagagagagagagagagagagagagtcacaagacaataaaaatgtggattATTCACATAGAAAAAATGTTTGCCCGAACAAAATAATCTGGATATGTAGACAAACAAAGTAGATTGTCAATTATTTACCTCAACAAattaacaatgttaaaaaagaCGATTTTGATGTTCACCAAGAGACACATGTAATGCGGTCATGACGTTTGTGTATGATAGGAAACAAGTCGAGTAAAGAAAGTGCGGACTTTGCTTAAATTTGAGTGAGTCCTTTAAAATTTAAACTTCAGGAACCTTTCACACAAGTTTGGAGGATAAAAGTACAAATCAAAAAGGTCTTATTTTTCAATATTGGTCATCTACAGCTGTTAGTCTTTGAACCACTGAAAAAATGAGAGAATTTTTACTATCCATTTACCCTTGAAATGACAGACATGTGCTCCAAGTATATTCACTTCATGAATGTTATGTCTCAAGGTATATTTCCATCTCTTTACAATGCATACAGAGTGATTCATATTGTAGTTATCGTTGCATTGAAAACACATTCTACGCTCTTCACCTCGAGCTTCTGCAGGATGTTGAGGGCCGTCTCGGGCACACCTGAACCCTGGTTCACTTCCACCTTGGCTGAACACAATGAGAGCTGGCGAATCAGCTGGCCCAGCTCTTTGCAGTGAGGAGGCATCTTGGTGAGAGATAAATCCGACAGCTGGTGGATCACATCTTTTAAGGCCCTGAGTGCCCCACGGTGGGCGGCTGCAAGTCTGTTTACTGCAGAGGGCTGAAAGAAGAACAGAGTTAATCAGTTAACCATAAAGGATCTAAAGGATTTTTGCTTGAGAGTTTTTTCACAAACTTAAGCATTAATACGTGTGGTAATTCATGTCATAGAAGCAAATAAAACTACTACTAGTACAATTTCAGACCACTCATTTGTGAATTTCTATTGAGGACTGGCACTTGTGTTTTGAGGGAAATGTATTTCAATCACTGGTTTCAATGCTTTGTTATTACAGACAAATAATTAAATGGACTCtctaaacaaaataaatctgtgaAATTGCTGTTGACATACCTTTTTGGTATCCGTCGTCTGCTGATTTCTTAGTTTCTCTATGTCTTCTTTTACTTCTCTTACCTGTTCAAAAACAATTTTATAGAACAGTGTTCATAGATACAGAGCAAATTAAGAAGACAGTAAAGTTGTATTAGTCACATATGTTTACCAAAGGTTTTAATACCTGTTGTTGAAGGACATAGATCATTTGTGATGAACGTGTGGTCTGCTTCTGTCTGAGCTCCTccaacttgtttttctcttcaggaTCCAGTGGTTCGTCCATTTCTTGCCCTGTTGTTTAAATCCcatcatttattattataaatgacaatttgtgaaatgaaaaaccATAGAAAAACTATGCAGATCGAGGTGtgttctgttatttttgtttacctctgttggCCAGCTCTTCTACTTTCTGAATATACACTTCTAGCTCATATTCCAGCTTGAAGATCTCCTGGCTCAGAGGGGTCGGTTTGCTTCCTTCTGGCTGCCTCGACCGGGGGTCTCTGGTGAGGGGTGACCGGATGACCCAAGGCTTTTTACTGACGGGAGGCTTCCGGGGCGTTTGCTTGGCAGGACGGGCTGTTTTCTCTTTTGGACTGGAGGTCTTTAACTTCATCTTATTTGGTGTAGCTTCAAGCTcctatagagagagagagtgagtcagTTTCATTACTGATtaaaaagacagacaaagatCAACTAACtgttttatcattattgttaaagtgacatttaaataattatagACTATGATCCTGCAGGTGATTACCTGAAGCAGCTCTGCATCACTTGTTTGAAGGAGTAAGGCCTCTTGTGAAGCTTTGACAGGGGATTTTATTGGGGACTCGCGGTGCCTTCGTCTCAGATCTCGCTTGGCGAGCTTCACGGCCGCCTGCAGCCTCTCCTCGGAGAGCGCGGTGAAGCTGAGGGAACTGCCGGTGCTGTTCGAATTCTCACGCCTTTCGGACAGTGGCAGCAGCCTCTCTATCACGATGGGTGCGGGCCGGTGAACGCGGGTGGCACGGTTGCCGGCATTTGCAGGGATGGCTTTGTTGAACAGTAGCTGCGTAGAAACGTGCAGGATACCAATCAGTCATGTGATGTGGAAATGAACAGAGAAGATGACGTCCTATCATGCTTTTCACAGCACTTTACTCaacaagtatttcattcatagATAGACAGTTAAATAgttaaatagatagatagatagatagatagatagatagatagatagatagatagatagatagatagatagatagatagatagatagatagatagatagatagatagatagatagatagatagatagatagacaattggatagatagatagatagatagatagatagatagacagttagagagatagatagttagatggatagatatataggtagatagatagataaacagatagatagatagatagatagatagatagatagatagatagatagatagatagatagatagatagatagatagatagatagatagatagttagacagatagatagatagatagatagatagatagatagatagatagatagatagatagataaacagatagatagatagatagacagttagagagatagatagttagatggatagatatataggtagatagatagatagatagatagataaacagatagatagatagatagatatatagatagatagatagatagatagatagatagatagatagatagatagatagatagatagatagatagatagatagatagatagatagatagatagacagacagttagagagatagatagttagatggatagatatataggtagatagatagatagataaacagatagatagatagatagatagatagatagataaacatatagatagatagatagatagatatataggtagatagatagatagatagataaacagatagatagatagatagatagatagatagatagatagatagatagatagatagatagatagatagatagatagatagatagatagataaacatatagatagatagatagatagatagatagatagatagatagatagatagatagatagatagatagatagatagatagatagatagttagacagagatagatagagagatagatagatagattgttGTGTGAGAATAAAGTGGAATTAACTGATCTGGATGTCCAAGGGGAACCCTGTAAGAGGAACGACTTGTTATAATAACCAGCGATGTGTATGAACAGGTTATAGACACGTCCTGTTGTTGTTTACCTTGGTCTGAGACGTCCCACCGGTCAGATCTCTTCTGTTTCGTGATGGATCTAAAACGACCCAGTCTCTCCCAGCACCTGGTTGATCTGACGGGAACGTGGGACCGGTCTGGAACACCCGAGCAGCCATGACAGTAAAAAACCAACTTCTCTCAAACCAACATGTTCAGCTGAGGATAGTTAGCATTACCAAGCTAGCTGCTAACGTCAAGTCCATCCAAAAAACAACCATTTTGACTTTAGCTTCTGCTACAACCGCACGTCTGTTAGGAATAAGCAACACTCAGCTTCGCTTACTTTACGGTAATTCATATAAAACACACGGTTGATAGTTTTTTAGTCGAAGGCTTGACAACAGTTTAAATCGCCGCCATGACAACAACAGACGGTGTGTGTTTCCGGTTTAACTCGGGATTGTGGCAACTGGCGAGGTGGTGTCTTTATTCCACATGTTGCTGGTCGGTCGCAGATTCGTCACGTTGTCGCGTCGttgagataaacattgttctgagtctgaagatgaagaagaagtcTGATGCTGAGGATCCAGAGACTTTGTTCCACAGGATCGAGCTTGGAGTTGTGGGTGGGTCTTGAAAATCCAGATCTCCTAAATGGAGATGGCTCCTTTGATTGCATAGATTTCATCAAAGGAGTCTTCTCCTGAAGGAAGAATGGACGAATAAGCTATAAATTAATATAACAAACCCCCAGTCGTGCATtaaataacacaggaaattaaTATGGGTCATTTTTTAACCCATGCTGTGCAGAATAGcaagtgtatcaaagggttaaagtgTGAAAGAGAAGTTCCTCTTCTGAATCCCGTTCAATTTGTTGTACTATATTTATACTTCTACCCATATGATTTATATTGTTGTCTAAGCGTGGTGTTGATATGGACACATGACAATAACTCgggacagttttttttttatgtttatttcgaAGAcaccttcagtagatcaccgctttttaaaatgacgaatctgccaCCGATTCTGCCACCGACCAGCAACATTTGGAATAAAGACAACATACCACCAGTTGCCATGATCcccagttaaactggaacaccTGTTCCCGACCTGCCGGAAGTAGTTTTAAGATGCGTTCGGGTCATGTTGTTTAAACTGAGATTACGATTACCTATATGTACTATTTCGGGACTATCTGGAATCGTACATATAGTTgactgtaaaaaacacacaacactgacatgttATTAAACAATGGCTAAAGTGTACTGCTGCTTGCtgtcacatttacatacatttcagTTTTAACACTATGGCCAAAGATTTAACAACCATTTTAAGAGCTATGCACAGTTAATTCGTATATATGTCATTGTGGAAAGGAAATTTTAAAATACGaatcacatttatatattttatctgcAGAGACTACAAGATAAGCAGACGTATACAACTCTTAAATCTGGTAGCTTGCATGTTTTTCACATTCTGCTATTATTGAATGAACGCAGCACTAACGGATCCCCAAAAGAGTCAAAACAAAAACTCATCATTAACTCCATGTACTAATACCACACTCTTAAAGTGCTTTATTACAAGTGGATGTCCTGTATTTAAACCCCTTCTTCAGTTAAACATACAAAATAGCAAAATTGACTTaaagtttatttgatttttatttgatttattagtAATTATGcaaacattattttatattcagtttttcatgttttcttattCATGCTTTTTGGATATATATATTACTCACacatatttgtatgttttttttttttattttaccaccAGTTGTTTGCATATGCTTGTTTTAATAACTTTGataatttaaatactttatacaaGGAGTTCACAAGAATAATCAAAAATCACTAGATTTGTAGATCTTAATTTGACAGGAATGGAATAATTCCTTTTTGAATATGattatataattttaaaaagggaaataattcatttttatgCAGGATTTGAGTAGTAACACCCTTTTTTTACATTATCTGTACCAACCTTATATCAATCACTTTAATTCAAACAGTGATCTCAAACGCTCCATTCTGCAGGTGCACTGTCCCTTTAAGAACCTCTGCACAGGACCGGAAGTGCTTGTGTTAAGTTTGCAGTATTCCTCCCAGGTCCAGAGTCAGTAGATCAGGAACAATCTCCCCACACTTGTTGTGGTTTCCTCCCAGTTGAACCCTGACTCCCAGTCCCTCCGTTATAACCCCGGTGTGCACGATGGCTCAGCACGAAGAAGTGAAGGTGCGCGGATATGAAGAATTCTGCCACGCTGTGTctcagaggaaaggaaaagacatttttgtttatttctctggTGATAAAGACGCTCAGGGGAGGAGCTGGTGTCCAGACTGTGTGAAAGGTAAATCAGACACTTCACTGCACCACGTTTAACACAACTATCACAATCCTGCTCCTTCCATTTTGAGGAAAACTCAAATTGCAACTGCAgcagactcccccccccctttgctgAGGCAGTGAGTCAGGTCTGATGTGTTGCATTTATTGATTGAGATGCATATTTAATTCATATCTTGTGcccttgttttatttatgtcacCTCAACAGTTTGTGATTTTGTCTTTCAGCTGAGCCTGtggtgagaggagagatgagtcATCTTCCTGAAGGATCTGTCTTCATCTACTGTCAAGTTGGAGAAAGAGCTTAGTCAGTGTTTCTCACTTCTTTATTACACCTGCTTACAACAGACTGTCGGTCACACAAATGACATGTGCTGCTTATGCTCACGACTACAGGTCATTGCTTTGTCAAATAGCTTTTTGAAGAATTAAAATTCTCCtttattaaatatcatttttcaaattccttttttttgtaatttacagTGTGACCTTTTAGCCCAAATAATTTTATAGCTGCAGGAAAGGGAAATGCAAGTAATTCTTTGTATTTGTGAAGTCACTTATTAGTTTCCTACTTAATAAATTGATAACAAAGCTTGATTAACCTTCTAAATTagagttttattattttcctaAAGATGAAATTATGAGGTGTGTGGGATTGTAAGAAAATTAATTGGAAACCGTATTGATTGATACTGTTGAAGgcattttttaagaaatatatattctatattagAAATATTTCCTTGTTTACCAAATTTTCTCTGATGGTCAATTCAACATGTTTGAGTTATTGACAGATTGTCACACAGAacagaaatgagaaaatgttcAATTGAGCTTCAGGGACCAACAAGTGGCATTTTGATGTTTTGTAGATTGAAGAATGATCAATGACTGAtcatatattgttattgttaaaaTTAGATgtaatgataatgaaaataattgttgtGGTCTCAGCCTTACTGGACTTCCTCAGGATGATAATACTACCTTTCTCAGGAGGTTCAATGTCAGTTACTCTGCATACATTAGAATTGGAAGCAGTTTGATTCATGAACAACAGACAATAGCATAGTTCCAAACTGAAGATATTTAAGCCTCTGAGTCCAGTGCTATGTGATTTCAACAATAGACTATGTATGGATCTCATTTAGGCATCTAATTTGTTAAACTGCTCAGCAAGTAACAGAGAGCAAAACAGTAAACTATGAATGTTTTTGGGCAGAAAAACTGTTTCACCTTGTTTCTTTGTTAGGATCTTCATTATCTTAACCCCTAAATCAGAGCTAGTTTTCATGTGGTACACAGTTTAAAACATATACTAAAAATTGACACAAATTACTTTAACATATATTAAACATTGCAGTCAttacagatgaaaaaaaaaaaacatatataaaagtTTCATGAGTAAACCTTCCACAGATATCTAtcacattttctaacaaaaatGATAATTTATGTTTTGTATAAACATTGTTTATGTGAAAGTCAATAAGTCATGATTCTTTGAGAACATCTTGAGAATTTCTCTCAGAATAAGGAGATGAGTTTTTAGGAAATAGAGCTGAAAATCCTTCTCACCCTTTCAAAGCCTGTTGTCGCATATGTGTTGCATCATATCAACATCTTAATTATGTCTGTTTCATGCTTCAGTTGGAAGGATTCAAGTAACGACTTCAAGAAGACTCTGAAGTTGAGTGGAGTTCCCACCCTACTGAGATATGGCACAGTAAGAATAACTTCAGTTGGAATTTGCTTGTTTCATCAACATAGGATCTAACtcttaaatatttaatgaaaaatcCTCAGAGATGAGTTTGATAATAAGacttaatttagttttaatacttttttaGTGTCTCTGATATGCAGCTAAATGAACAGCGAGCTGTGTGGTCTGTCTGTTTCAGCCTCAGAAGTTGGTGGAGGAAGAATGCTTCAAATCGGAGCTGGTGAGGATGATGTTCACAGAGGACTGAGGGATCCTTTGCTGCTCACATCACTCATGAAGCATTCAGGACTTCTCCTCTGTTGAACAGCTGCCACCATTCAGTTTCAGCACCACTGCTTTATTGAATATCGATAACCCATTCATCAGACGTATCTCCCTATGTAACTTGATACAAATCATCAACTGTACAATTGAAATAATGATCATCGCTTTTAATAAACAGCCATTTCATTCATTCTATTACTGGAACCACAGAGCAGATATAACTCTCACTTGTTTTGCTCTGTGTACAATCAGTCAGTCCTGGGGTTGACACATTTCTTCTCATGTAATGTTAATGTAAGACACTACGTAGTTATCAGAAAATCTTGGAATTGTCTTTATTGTGaccatttaatgtgttttttttttttttttgccttacAAAAAGACTTGAATAAAGTGACACTCGGTGTTGAACATTTGTGGCAGAACAAAGTTGTGTAATTTGTTGAATGATGACCCCAATGGGGACAAGTGTAAATGTTATCACTAACAATGCTACCGTTTTGAACTACGTTATGGAAAGTAAAAGTTCTACATTCAAAGTTGTACTTAAGGAAATGTACTTCAAGTATCAAAAGGGAAACTTCTCATTCTGCAGTAAAATGTCCCCTGAAATTTCTAATTATTTGGAACGCTGCCTCACATTAACACCTGATTAACCTAAGGTGTTGACCAATGATCCGtaggaaacaaaagaaaacaagactaAATCAGATTTTCCTAATTTTAAGACTTGAATCTAAACtgtgaatgtaaaaaatgtatttagaaaagacatttatcacatgtttccatttttttcattgtactcattttttttgttgtgatcAATtcttaattatatatttaatgtaattGAAATAGAATTTGTGATTGAGTCTGAAAATACAAGAGGCAGTTCAGTTTGAGACGGGAATTAAAACAGGAATAAATGATTTGTATAGTTTCCATTAGATTCAtggacagtcaataagtaaTAGAAAGGTCATATAGGTTTCAGGTCAGAAACACTTCAGGTCAGAAAAGTCTTAGACAGGTCTGCAAAAAGTGACTCTTCAACGACAAAATATGTTTCAACCACACTTAGTTATTTTCCACTACAAGTGAAAGTTACAGCTCTCCCAGTTTGGACGCCTTCCGGAAAATAGGACCTTGACCTCGGGCTCTGATTCACCTGCCGCCTCAATACTTACACTGAGCAAATGTTCTCTCACAGGGTCACAAATGGTCCAAACATGAACGGACCTGCGTCAAAATTCACGAGGAATTACATTCCCTCCGCTGATAAATTGTTGTGATATTGGGCAGGTTATACAGGTTCCTTATCTGCAGTATTccggtgaacacacacaggctgcggCAGAAGCTGATAGACGAAGAGCTGAAGACATGGCACAAACGgtgagtctcctgctgctcattaGTTACAGTAGCTTTAGCTTTGTTCCTTTACAGGgaaacagttttaaatgttctttgtgtgtgaCAAGGTGAAGGCACAGACATGATGTCCTAAATAGGTGTAGATTAAAATATATCAACAAACTTTACTTTCAGTTTGTTCACGTAATGTGTGCAAAGTGTTTTGGTTAtatgagtaaaataaaacattagcaTTTTAATGcaactttaaaatgttattctaTCAAAGAGTTTTCAACAGAAACCAGAATAAACAGGAGGAAGTGTGTGATCACAGCTGCTTTTcaacaataaacagatttatttacCTAAAAGTGAACAAAATACAGAGTTCTGGTCCATAAGGGGTCGACTGAACAAAAACAGATCTAACAAAGGAGAAGATATATAATGACTGATCAGAGCATTTCAGAAACAAAAGgagcaaacaaagacaaacagcttAACTAACAGTTCCACCCCCTcaaaaaaacagttaattagTAAGTCAGCATTAAACATTAACAAATTAgccaaattaaattataaatcaaaatcaacttttaatcttgaagttggttggtgtgtgtgtgtgtgtgtgtgcgtcacattaTAGTTAAATCTCGTGCCTGTCTGATAATGCCTGTTGTGGGAAAAATCTGTGGCATACGatacactgtactttaacttgttctcatacttaactttttatattaaagcataaccACTTAGCAtcattcaacatcacacagagttcaaccagctgccccaggttctgacaggcagacagagtggttttgttttgtttggaggatgcaaatgtttacacaaacagatcaTACAGCCGataaagcaggaacacaatattctttactccaatgaacaacaacactgacccacaaggCCTCAGCCGAGTCAAGGCTTatttatgaaacacaaaactaaaactgtCATGGTGTAAGGTTAACTACTAACTAAAGTGAGTTATTGACAGTTAAAGTCCCTGTGTGGCACAAAGTGATGCAACAAGTAAAATGGAGGTAAAAATATCCATGTTTACAATTATCGCTGCAATAACTTAAACAGGTTAGTTTCTAAAGGCGCTTTCACACCGTCCTTGTTTGGTCCGGACCCTCTGACTTAaatatcaggtgtgaaaggttcctccgACCAAAAGAGGCGTTCAGGGTCAAACTGAAACATGGTTTGGTTTGCAAAGTGAAAACTATAACTGAAGAGTTTGGACTTTCTTATTTAATGCAGGATAGTGCGTTCCTttaattacaatgtgaaaccaaatctaaacagatcaaatggaaacaatgttGGTTTCAGTCTTTAAGGTGTGAAAACGACTCCAGTAAACTTTCCTCAAAGTCCTGATACATTAGTCGAGTTTCTTTCGTACGTCAACCTGTGGCAGGGCTGTGACGTCGTAGCCTATGACCCTCGtgctcgtgcacacaaacaaatacaacaggaagcCACGATGAAGAGCACTTTGATCACTGCACATTTACATTGACTACATGtgaactttattattttttatttgtattttcatgtttctttttagtTTAATGGAAAACCAGGAGACCGGATCGTGATCGACCGTTTGGTCTATCACCACTGGGCCATCTACATCGGAGAGAATGAAGTGGTTCATTTAGTTCCACATGGTGAGTGAAGGACTATATTCACGTTAGAATATCACATGGAGATGATTTGTATT from Limanda limanda chromosome 6, fLimLim1.1, whole genome shotgun sequence includes the following:
- the txndc17 gene encoding thioredoxin domain-containing protein 17, whose amino-acid sequence is MAQHEEVKVRGYEEFCHAVSQRKGKDIFVYFSGDKDAQGRSWCPDCVKAEPVVRGEMSHLPEGSVFIYCQVGERAYWKDSSNDFKKTLKLSGVPTLLRYGTPQKLVEEECFKSELVRMMFTED
- the kiaa0753 gene encoding protein moonraker; the encoded protein is MAARVFQTGPTFPSDQPGAGRDWVVLDPSRNRRDLTGGTSQTKLLFNKAIPANAGNRATRVHRPAPIVIERLLPLSERRENSNSTGSSLSFTALSEERLQAAVKLAKRDLRRRHRESPIKSPVKASQEALLLQTSDAELLQELEATPNKMKLKTSSPKEKTARPAKQTPRKPPVSKKPWVIRSPLTRDPRSRQPEGSKPTPLSQEIFKLEYELEVYIQKVEELANRGQEMDEPLDPEEKNKLEELRQKQTTRSSQMIYVLQQQVREVKEDIEKLRNQQTTDTKKPSAVNRLAAAHRGALRALKDVIHQLSDLSLTKMPPHCKELGQLIRQLSLCSAKVEVNQGSGVPETALNILQKLETLDSALRKQEMIDKVQAQTCPPHRKSPHRSMSPTRVLKGPSSSNVQGPRKPRNPKRGVHGRRMASQKPKVSFHRPPMSRAEVLRAGLESLAQQSGLRQLQGRPQTHATCRKGLHPERRKADVILKRYQVDVTRFHQPTVASRLRVNEIPERDPSVPWIPTSPHSPPRRRSPQRGRPEPRCLFSQAKPELSPPKPNVAAGYRAEPDLSSGQKKQAQNEALRNAWLDKMTAQSLKELNQLSREQAERIQRLRSEVVSPTQWAERAEQKARERIQPLLDEAQKIGESRSRFSYSVRNRLSEQAAERAAETAEQLSEDLLEDLVEDSARAAWAAETDRELEDMAQCRLQAPTLESMLLRMEEIQKDQDEVRRRFTTITYSDPLYWDRPGAAGPQCHAPGSTPASPQPIRLTKPVLKQTTAADIFLQKPVETGFLSEDSRTEEASQEEQQHRNASVFPGPVERSTGTIMSVTASTLRTIRRYREDYDAYLRVVAHENVGSFNPWATANSLADELLSEAVADVAAEFQDVVEEYAEAVFTSEFLQPVQSPPAPAAALLRQ